From Bos mutus isolate GX-2022 chromosome 5, NWIPB_WYAK_1.1, whole genome shotgun sequence, one genomic window encodes:
- the ASCL1 gene encoding achaete-scute homolog 1 has protein sequence MESSAKMESSGAGPQPQQPFLPPAACFFATAAAQSAQQPPPPPPPPPQLSPAADGQPSGGGHKSAPKQVKRQRSSSPELMRCKRRLNFSGFGYSLPQQQPAAVARRNERERNRVKLVNLGFATLREHVPNGAANKKMSKVETLRSAVEYIRALQQLLDEHDAVSAAFQAGVLSPTISPNYSNDMNSMAGSPVSSYSSDEGSYDPLSPEEQELLDFTNWF, from the coding sequence ATGGAGAGCTCTGCCAAGATGGAGAGCAGCGGCGCCGGCCCGCAGCCCCAGCAGCCCTTCCTACCGCCCGCAGCCTGCTTCTTTGCCACGGCGGCGGCACAGAGCGcgcagcagccgccgccgccgccgccgccgccgccacagcTGAGCCCCGCGGCCGACGGCCAGCCCTCAGGGGGCGGTCACAAGTCAGCGCCCAAGCAAGTCAAGCGCCAGCGCTCTTCGTCTCCCGAACTGATGCGCTGCAAACGCCGGCTCAACTTCAGCGGCTTTGGCTACAGCCTGCCGCAGCAGCAGCCGGCCGCCGTGGCGCGTCGCAACGAGCGCGAGCGCAACCGCGTCAAGCTGGTCAACCTGGGCTTCGCCACCCTTCGGGAGCACGTACCCAACGGTGCGGCCAACAAGAAGATGAGCAAGGTGGAGACGCTGCGCTCCGCCGTCGAGTACATCCGCGCGCTCCAGCAGCTGCTGGACGAGCACGACGCGGTGAGCGCCGCCTTCCAGGCCGGCGTCCTGTCGCCCACCATCTCCCCCAACTACTCCAACGACATGAACTCCATGGCCGGCTCGCCGGTCTCATCCTACTCTTCGGACGAGGGGTCCTACGACCCTCTCAGCCCCGAGGAACAAGAACTACTCGATTTCACCAACTGGTTCTGA